A genomic stretch from Gopherus flavomarginatus isolate rGopFla2 chromosome 3, rGopFla2.mat.asm, whole genome shotgun sequence includes:
- the LOC127046423 gene encoding C-type lectin domain family 4 member F-like isoform X1 — protein sequence MARENIYENMPMTEAASRPKENAPKTSVPWWHKGWGIVTAVLLLLSLALATSLLAVTLLYLRAQSKLQAVEEAVQKLQVSLQRDNSSDLSAKGSDSLQLLDEAQAGVWLLKAQLDNDSAAYGEIQIRLDNVSAARAAVQGRYSDVLTKLSRGWRFYGGNLYYFSQEEKSWDEAERFCVSQDSHLTSVSSQAEQEFLSSKTKGKAHWIGLTDRETEGSWRWADGTEYRADASRGFWEENQPDNWHKGTRGREDCVESHSNNQNLWNDAHCTLISGGFVSMPMDRLGWWMLLTLLRAVV from the exons AAAACGCTCCCAAGACATCGGTCCCTTGGTGGCACAAGGGGTGGGGCATCGTCACTGCTGTCCTTCTCCTCCTGAGTCTGGCCCTGGCCACGTCCCTCCTTGCTGTGACGCTTCTAT ATCTCCGGGCACAGAGCAAGCTGCAAGCGGTTGAAGAAGCGGTGCAGAAGCTCCAAGTCTCTCTGCAGCGTGACAACTCCTCGGACCTGTCAGCAAAGGGATCGGACA GTCTGCAGCTATTGGATGAAGCGCAGGCAGGAGTCTGGCTGCTGAAAGCCCAGCTGGATAACGACAGTGCAGCATATGGAGAAATCCAGATCCGGCTGGACAACGTCAGTGCAGCGCGAGCAGCAGTGCAAGGTCGCTACA GTGACGTGCTGACAAAGCTCTCCAGGGGCTGGAGGTTTTACGGGGGGAACCTCTATTACTTTTCACAAGAAGAAAAGTCGTGGGATGAGGCCGAGCGGTTCTGTGTGTCTCAGGACTCGCACCTGACCTCTGTCTCCTCCCAGGCGGAACAG gagtttCTCTCCAGCAAGACCAAGGGAAAAGCTCACTGGATTGGACTCACCGACCGGGAGACAGAAGGCAGCTGGCGCTGGGCGGATGGCACAGAATACAGAGCAGACGCAAGCAGGGG GTTCTGGGAGGAGAATCAGCCAGACAACTGGCATAAGGGGACAAGAGGCAGAGAAGACTGTGTTGAGTCCCACTCAAACAACCAGAATTTGTGGAATGATGCCCACTGCACTCTGATTTCCGGTGGATTTGTAAGCATGCccatggacaggctgggtt ggtggatgcttcttactttgcttagggctgttgtctag
- the LOC127046423 gene encoding C-type lectin domain family 4 member K-like isoform X8, translating into MARENIYENMPMTEAASRPKENAPKTSVPWWHKGWGIVTAVLLLLSLALATSLLAVTLLYLRAQSKLQAVEEAVQKLQVSLQRDNSSDLSAKGSDSLQLLDEAQAGVWLLKAQLDNDSAAYGEIQIRLDNVSAARAAVQGRYSDVLTKLSRGWRFYGGNLYYFSQEEKSWDEAERFCVSQDSHLTSVSSQAEQA; encoded by the exons AAAACGCTCCCAAGACATCGGTCCCTTGGTGGCACAAGGGGTGGGGCATCGTCACTGCTGTCCTTCTCCTCCTGAGTCTGGCCCTGGCCACGTCCCTCCTTGCTGTGACGCTTCTAT ATCTCCGGGCACAGAGCAAGCTGCAAGCGGTTGAAGAAGCGGTGCAGAAGCTCCAAGTCTCTCTGCAGCGTGACAACTCCTCGGACCTGTCAGCAAAGGGATCGGACA GTCTGCAGCTATTGGATGAAGCGCAGGCAGGAGTCTGGCTGCTGAAAGCCCAGCTGGATAACGACAGTGCAGCATATGGAGAAATCCAGATCCGGCTGGACAACGTCAGTGCAGCGCGAGCAGCAGTGCAAGGTCGCTACA GTGACGTGCTGACAAAGCTCTCCAGGGGCTGGAGGTTTTACGGGGGGAACCTCTATTACTTTTCACAAGAAGAAAAGTCGTGGGATGAGGCCGAGCGGTTCTGTGTGTCTCAGGACTCGCACCTGACCTCTGTCTCCTCCCAGGCGGAACAG GCCTGA
- the LOC127046423 gene encoding C-type lectin domain family 4 member K-like isoform X7: MARENIYENMPMTEAASRPKENAPKTSVPWWHKGWGIVTAVLLLLSLALATSLLAVTLLYLRAQSKLQAVEEAVQKLQVSLQRDNSSDLSAKGSDSLQLLDEAQAGVWLLKAQLDNDSAAYGEIQIRLDNVSAARAAVQGRYSDVLTKLSRGWRFYGGNLYYFSQEEKSWDEAERFCVSQDSHLTSVSSQAEQEFLSSKTKGKAHWIGLTDRETEGSWRWADGTEYRADASRGWICKQAHG; encoded by the exons AAAACGCTCCCAAGACATCGGTCCCTTGGTGGCACAAGGGGTGGGGCATCGTCACTGCTGTCCTTCTCCTCCTGAGTCTGGCCCTGGCCACGTCCCTCCTTGCTGTGACGCTTCTAT ATCTCCGGGCACAGAGCAAGCTGCAAGCGGTTGAAGAAGCGGTGCAGAAGCTCCAAGTCTCTCTGCAGCGTGACAACTCCTCGGACCTGTCAGCAAAGGGATCGGACA GTCTGCAGCTATTGGATGAAGCGCAGGCAGGAGTCTGGCTGCTGAAAGCCCAGCTGGATAACGACAGTGCAGCATATGGAGAAATCCAGATCCGGCTGGACAACGTCAGTGCAGCGCGAGCAGCAGTGCAAGGTCGCTACA GTGACGTGCTGACAAAGCTCTCCAGGGGCTGGAGGTTTTACGGGGGGAACCTCTATTACTTTTCACAAGAAGAAAAGTCGTGGGATGAGGCCGAGCGGTTCTGTGTGTCTCAGGACTCGCACCTGACCTCTGTCTCCTCCCAGGCGGAACAG gagtttCTCTCCAGCAAGACCAAGGGAAAAGCTCACTGGATTGGACTCACCGACCGGGAGACAGAAGGCAGCTGGCGCTGGGCGGATGGCACAGAATACAGAGCAGACGCAAGCAGGGG GTGGATTTGTAAGCAGGCCCATGGATAG